One genomic window of Motacilla alba alba isolate MOTALB_02 chromosome 3, Motacilla_alba_V1.0_pri, whole genome shotgun sequence includes the following:
- the LOC119699668 gene encoding small basic protein 1-like translates to MRVLCVVFAVLLLFSLATPGHGQPKGFCDGYCAHACGETEEWSFSPYCEELHCCIPSPKKGK, encoded by the exons ATGAGGGTGCTCTGCGTGGtctttgctgtgctcctgcttttctccctggCCACCCCAG GGCACGGGCAGCCCAAGGGCTTTTGTGACGGGTACTGCGCCCACGCGTGCGGCGAGACCGAGGAGTGGTCCTTCAGCCCCTACTGCgaggagctgcactgctgcatCCCCTCTCCCAAAAAGGGGAAATGA